The nucleotide window GGGATGCGCTGGGTGAGCGGCCTTCGCACCGCTATTCGTGCCGCCGGTAAGGTTCGCGACGGGATGCGCAGCGACTGAAGATATCAATGTTTTTCGGCACGAGCGGCCCGCTGCCCGAGCGCACGCTGGGACTCCAACTTACCAGGTACTCGCGCTCTTTAGATGAACCGCAACGCCCAGGGCGCCGCGCCGCCGATCAGGGCACGGATGACAATGCCCCCGAGCGACCAGTGCCTGTTCTTTACTCCAGTTCCTGCAACTGCTGATGCAATACCTCGACGCGTTGCAGATGCGCGCTGCCGCGCTCGCGCAGACGTTCGGCCACCAGCGAGCAGATCAGATTGACGATGGCGGCGATCCCCGCCACGCTGTCGAACAGCATCATGCCGTCGGTATGGCAGCGGATCACCCATCGTGCGAGACGCGCCGGCTTGCCCGCAATCACGTCCGACACGTAGAGCGTGCTTACGCCCGCTTCGGCCAGCGCTGCCATCACCAGTTCGACGGCAGGCACCCGCCGGCGCAAGCCGATGACGATCGCGACGTCTTTCGCGCCGAGATCGCCGACGTACTCCGCGATCGTGTCGCCCGGCGCGGGAAGCACGATCACGTCGCCGCGCACCTGCACCAGCTCGCGGCGGATCATCGTCGCAATCGTGTGACTATGCCGGTAGCCGATGATCACCACCCTTCGCGCGCTCGCGATACCGCTCACCGCCTCCCCCAGCATCTGCCTGTCGAGCGACCGGTAGGTGCTGGCAAGATTCGTCACCTCGTGCTTCAGGTGCGCCTCCACCACTTCGTCGAGCCCGCCGTTCGCTTCTTTCCTTCCCCTCTCCTGCATATAGAGCGGCGAGCCGCCCATGAGCGCCGCCTTCGCCGTCTCGCGCGCATCGTCGTATGACGCGTAGCCCAATTTCTGAAAAAAACGCGTAGCGGTCGCCTTCGACACCTGTGCGCTCGCGGCCAGTTCCGTTGCGGTCAGCATCGCCAGTTGGCCCGGCGCGCTCAGGATCACGTCCGCGAGCCGCTGATCGATCTCCGACAACTGGTCGTAGCGCTCGGCAATCCGGCTTTCTATCGATACCGAACGCCGGTTCTTCTTCGTCTGTGTTGCAGCCATGAATGCTCGATAAAGACAGGGTGGATACGCAACGGCACAAATCGGCACGAATCGGCCGCGGCAACGCCAGGCGTTTGTCGCGGTGCAGGATCGCACCATCCCGGTGCCGCCCGCATGCGCTGCACGGCTGTCGTGCGTCGATGCGGCAAGCCGTCGCGCTCATTCTGGCACAGCCTACCCGATTACTGAAACTCCTGTTTCTTAACACTACCTTTAGAATCATACGTTTCACACGATAAATTCGTGAAACAGGTGTTTCTCACGCGAAGCTGGTACGGATCATGCCTTTCCACTACGTCGTTCACACACCACCACTACGGAGCCAACCCGATGTCACTGCCGCGCCTCACCCGTATCGTCCTCGCTGCTCTCGTCCCGGCCGCCGCGCTGTTGCATGCCGTGACGTCGCACGCCGACACGCTCGACGACATCAAGAGCCGCGGCAAGATGATCGTCGCGATCGACCCGACCTTCGCCCCGTACGAATACACCGATGCGAGCAACGCGATCGTCGGTTACGACCCTGCCATTCTGGCGGCCGTGGCCAAACGTCTCGGCGTGACAATCGAATATCAGCGCATGGCGTTCAGCGGCATCATCCCCGGCCTGCTCGCGCATTCGTTCGATATGGAAGGCTCCGCGCTCAACGTCACGGCGGAACGCGCAAAGCGCATCGCCTACGTGGTGCCCACCAGCAAGACCGTGAACGGCGCACTGGTGCGCCTCGACTTCAAGAAGATTGCTGCGAAGCCCACGCCCGAATCGCTCGCCGGCATGACGGGCGCCGTCAAGACCGGCAGCGCGCCGGAGTCGATCCTCAAGCAGTTCAACGAAACGCTGAAGAGCAGGAACCTCGCGCCGATCAACATCCTGAGCGTGGATAGCGTGGACCAGACGGTCGCCGCGCTAATGACGCGCCGCGCCGACTTCGTGTTCGACGATCTCACCGTGCTCGCGGGCGTCGTCAGGCAGAACCCCGGCAAGATGAAGCTGACGGGCGAACTCGGACCTTCGCAATGGATTTCGCTCGCCACGCGTCCCGAGGACACACGCCTGAACAAAGCCATCAGCGACGAGATTCTCGCGATGAAGAAGAGCGGCGAACTGGCCCGTCTGCAAAAGCAGTACCTCGGCGTGACGTTCGATACGCCGTCGGCCGATTTCATTCCTGCTCAGTGAGGCGGGCGGCATGAGCGAACCCATTCTCGCGCTAACGGTGAAGGCCGGCCACGGCCGCGCCTTCCAGGTCAAGGCCGGCCAGTTTCTGACGATCACGGACGTGGAAGGCCAGCAGGCCGCCGACTTCGTGGCGGTGGTTCAGGACGACATGAGCGAAAAACTCTCGCCGGTTCATACGCGCCGCCAGTTG belongs to Paraburkholderia sp. SOS3 and includes:
- a CDS encoding MurR/RpiR family transcriptional regulator; amino-acid sequence: MAATQTKKNRRSVSIESRIAERYDQLSEIDQRLADVILSAPGQLAMLTATELAASAQVSKATATRFFQKLGYASYDDARETAKAALMGGSPLYMQERGRKEANGGLDEVVEAHLKHEVTNLASTYRSLDRQMLGEAVSGIASARRVVIIGYRHSHTIATMIRRELVQVRGDVIVLPAPGDTIAEYVGDLGAKDVAIVIGLRRRVPAVELVMAALAEAGVSTLYVSDVIAGKPARLARWVIRCHTDGMMLFDSVAGIAAIVNLICSLVAERLRERGSAHLQRVEVLHQQLQELE
- a CDS encoding transporter substrate-binding domain-containing protein; translation: MSLPRLTRIVLAALVPAAALLHAVTSHADTLDDIKSRGKMIVAIDPTFAPYEYTDASNAIVGYDPAILAAVAKRLGVTIEYQRMAFSGIIPGLLAHSFDMEGSALNVTAERAKRIAYVVPTSKTVNGALVRLDFKKIAAKPTPESLAGMTGAVKTGSAPESILKQFNETLKSRNLAPINILSVDSVDQTVAALMTRRADFVFDDLTVLAGVVRQNPGKMKLTGELGPSQWISLATRPEDTRLNKAISDEILAMKKSGELARLQKQYLGVTFDTPSADFIPAQ